In one window of Chthoniobacterales bacterium DNA:
- the rplF gene encoding 50S ribosomal protein L6, producing MSRIGNKAVEIPAKVKVNIGNDGSVAVEGPKGKLQWTLPREIKASVQDNRVSLVRDAETRSVKALHGLSRSLVNNMVHGVSEGFAKNLEIEGVGFKAAVQGAVLNLSLGKSHPILFPIPKDIKITVTDATKIAITGIDKKLVGQVAADIRRYYPPEPYKGKGVRYAGEVIRRKEGKTVQ from the coding sequence TTCCCGCCAAGGTGAAGGTGAACATCGGCAACGATGGCTCCGTCGCCGTGGAAGGACCGAAAGGGAAGCTGCAATGGACTTTGCCGCGCGAGATCAAGGCGAGCGTGCAGGATAATCGGGTTTCGCTCGTGCGCGACGCGGAGACGCGGAGCGTAAAGGCGTTGCACGGTCTTTCCCGAAGCCTGGTGAACAACATGGTGCATGGAGTGAGCGAGGGATTTGCCAAGAACCTCGAAATCGAAGGCGTCGGCTTTAAGGCGGCCGTCCAGGGCGCGGTTCTAAACCTGAGCCTGGGGAAATCGCACCCGATTTTGTTTCCCATTCCGAAAGATATTAAAATCACCGTGACTGACGCCACGAAGATCGCGATCACGGGGATCGACAAAAAGTTGGTCGGCCAGGTCGCGGCGGACATTCGGCGCTATTACCCACCGGAGCCTTACAAAGGCAAAGGCGTGCGCTACGCTGGCGAAGTGATCCGCCGGAAGGAAGGCAAAACCGTTCAATAG